The following coding sequences lie in one Musa acuminata AAA Group cultivar baxijiao chromosome BXJ1-8, Cavendish_Baxijiao_AAA, whole genome shotgun sequence genomic window:
- the LOC135680332 gene encoding uncharacterized protein LOC135680332: MALHSVFRTLLGFAIMISSNPFRSLVVGANFSSGSIKAVNLGGWLVTEEWITPNLFDSIPNKELLSLRSQKYLSAEKGVGMEIVANRSTASDWETFKLWRVDENTFQFRAFTGQFQSVSNGAVVAITMNANRPESKFVAVKNDQNPKLVRIKASNERFLQEIDGCQRCAGEDGTVVTADFQEKTSRGNGDPSVFLMQISDTITGEYQLTNGLGGKAAEVLTVNMKYLCSSYLLDLSVQSAETADATEAR, from the exons ATGGCGTTGCACTCTGTGTTTCGGACGTTGTTAGGATTTGCCATCATGATCTCAAGCAATCCCTTCCGCTCCCTGGTTGTAGGAGCCAACTTCTCCTCCGGCAGTATCAAAGCTGTCAATCTTGGAGGATGGCTTGTCACAGAGGAGTGGATTACCCCCAACCTCTTCGACAGCATACCCAACAAGGAGCTTCTG TCACTGAGAAGCCAGAAGTATTTGTCTGCTGAAAAGGGTGTCGGCATGGAGATCGTGGCGAATCGATCCACAGCATCGGACTGGGAGACCTTTAAG CTGTGGAGAGTCGACGAGAACACCTTCCAGTTTCGGGCTTTTACTGGACAGTTCCAAAGTGTCAGCAATGGTGCTGTCGTCGCGATAACGATGAACGCAAACCGACCGGAGTCGAAGTTTGTGGCAGTGAAGAACGATCAAAATCCAAAACTTGTTCGAATCAAAGCGTCGAATGAGCGCTTTCTGCAG GAGATTGATGGGTGTCAACGCTGTGCAGGCGAAGACGGAACAGTTGTGACAGCAGACTTCCAGGAGAAGACCAGCCGGGGAAATGGCGATCCATCCGTGTTCTTGATGCAAATTAGTGACACGATTACAGGGGAGTACCAGCTGACGAATGGATTGGGAGGGAAAGCAGCAGAAGTGCTGACAGTAAACATGAAGTACCTTTGTTCATCTTACTTGCTTGATTTAAGTGTGCAAAGTGCTGAAACTGCTGATGCTACAGAGGCACGGTAA